CGCATCCAAAGCCGCCGGGATTTCACCCGGCGCAAACTGTTCTCCACCCGCCACTTCTGCGAGATTTCCTTCTACTTGGTGGAAACGCCGGAAGTCAAGGAAGCGGACGGGAAAGAGAGCTGATCACTTTCCCTTGGCTGACCAGGCCTTTGATCACCTCCCCGACGGCCGGGCTGGCGATGTTGGCACCCCAGATGGTGTCCCCTTTGGGGTTCCCCGCGGCGATGTAGATGATGTACTTCGGATCGTCCGCAGGGACCAGCGCCAGCGTGGATGCCAGTACCGAGCCGTCGGCGTAACTGTTGGTCTGGGGGTTGAGGATCTGCGCCGTGCCGGTCTTCGCCGCGACCTGGACTCCGGGGACGGCAGCTTTCACCGCCGTTCCGCCTTCCTCGGTGGCGCTCTGCATGTAGGAGAGGATTGTTTTGGCCACTTCCGGAGAGGTGACGGTTGCGCCCTGTTCCACCGTGCGCTCAAAGCGGACCGTACCTTGCGTACCGGTTGCTGTTCCATCACTCCGTTGGAGGATCAGATGGGGGAGCAGTACCGTGCCGCTGTTGGCGAACGCCGTGGCCGCGACGGCCAGGTGGAGCGCCGTGACGGACAGCTCCTGCCCGAAGCTGATCGTCGCCTGGCTGCGGAGCGACCATTTGGAAGGATCGTTGATGCGCGCTCGGCTTCGGGATGGAAGACCAATGTCGTACGAACCGTTAAACCCAAATGCACAAAGCTTTTCGTAGAATGCCTGGGGGTCGGTCTGCATGCTCCAATGGGCGATCGCCCCGTTGCAACTCTTTGCGATCATCTCCCGTGGGGTGACGACGCCGTGAGGTTCATGGCAGTTTATGGTGATGCCGGAGAACGTGTAGCTGCCGTCGCAGACAAACGGCGTGTTGAGATCCGCCTGTCCGATCTCCATGTCGGAAGCCAGGGAGAACACCTTGAACACCGAGCCTGGTTCGTACAGGTAGTTCACCGCGTGGTTGATCCGTGACGTCTCGGTTGAGGAGGAGATGCGGGATGCGTCATACCACGGATAGCTTCCCATGGCCAGGATGTCCCCGCTCTTGGCGTCCAGCACGATGCCGACGGCATAGTCTGGGTGCTGGGTGTCGGCGATCTGCTGCAACTGGAGATCCACCAGATATTGAATGTCCACGTCCAGCGTCAACATGATGTCCTGTCCGTAGGTGGTCGCCTCCGTGCCGACTTGGGGGGTGGGGGAAAGCAGATTGTTCTGTGTGTACTCAATTCCTTCCAAACCATTGTTCTGGCTGTCGACGAATCCGACCAGCTGGGAAGCGTGGAAGCTTGCCGGATAGGTGCGTCCGGTATGGTTTTCCACCGATACCTGCTGGGTCAAGCCCTTCCGAGGTGATGACCTTCCTCAGTGCTTCCAATTGGGTGGGATCGATCTCTTTCTTGATCAACGCATAGGTGGTGTACTTGCCGGCCTGCGCCTTGATCTCGTCGACGCTCATGCCAAGGTACGGAGAGAGAAGCGTCGCCAAACCATCCATATCCTTGATCTTTGAAAGATGGAAATACAGACTGGAATAGGGCGTCTCGATGGCAAGGATCCTGCCGTTGCGGTCGATGATCGTCCCCCGCACAACACGTGGGGAGACTACCGGATCCTGATATGTTTTGCGTTTGGCGGCCGGAAGGATGACAAACAGAAGGCGAAGTGCAAGAATAAGAAAAGCGATCAACGTGGCGGAAAGAAATACCTGATAGACTGTTTTGCTTTGACTCCGGCCCATGATTGCTTTATAGTACTCACAAGGAGACGGATTGTCGAGGTATGGGAAGAGACAGCTACGATGACATGCAGGAACGAAACGACGGCAACAAAACCGCCTGGCAACCCAAGGGGAACAACCGGGTCCGCGTCATTGCCATTGTGCTGAGTATCGGCATTTCCGCCTTGTTGCTGATTCTCTGGTGGAATTCGTTGTATCCCGCTGAAAAAAACCAATCATCCGGCACCACCACGGCGGAGCAGGCGGTTGTCACACCGGTTCCTCCGGCAAGCCCCACCGTCGAGGTGGTCTCTGAAGCGCCTGTGGTGCAAGCACCCCAACAACTGGTACAGCCAGCAGCGCCTGCGGCGAGCGCGGCGCAACCCGTACCTTCTTCCACGACCGCAGTCAGTCTTTCCGACACAAGGAAGCGTGGCGCTTCGAAGAACAGTGTTCAGTATCTCGATCATGTGGTGGCTGATGGCGAGGACCTGACATCCATCGCTGCACAATATGGGCTGAAGACCCAGACGATCATCTCGGTCAACCAGGTGAGGAACGTCAATGCCATCAAACCGGGGAAGACCCTGAGGATTCCTGACCGTGACGGACAATTATATGAAGTGAAAAGCGGAGACATGCTCTCCACCATCGCGCGAACGTACCACATGGGGTGGAAGACCCTGATGGAGGTCAATGCGCTTACCAGCGAGATCATCAGGCCGGGCCAGACCTTGTTCATCCCTGATGTGACGCAACCTGGTTCCACAGACGCGGAAATCTCCACGGTCTCGTTCCAGAAACCGGCGCAGGGAAGCATCGTCGGAGCGTTCGGGCAACCCAGCGTCGATCCTTCCGACGAGGGAAGCCTTGATGGCGTGTTGATCCAAGGTTCTGCGGGAACTGCCGTGTATGCCGCAGCCGATGGTGATGTGGTGGATGCCGGATACGAACAGAAAGGGCGGGGACGGTTCGTCGTGATCAGTCACGCTGATGGCTATCGGACCAATTACGCCCATCTGGAAAACGTTGATGTAAAAAGCGGGGTGAAAGTCGCCAAGGGACAGGTGATCGGTTCCATGGGAAGCAGTGGGACGGAATTCATCGAACCGACGTTGTATTTTGCCATCGAACAAAACGGGATCAGTCTGAATCCCGCCGATTTCTTCTAACGGAAACCGCATGAAAGAACAACCAAACCAAGAAAAAATCCTGCATTTTGTACCCAAAGACGCCAGAGAAGCGAATGGCTCCGGCAACACTCCGGAAGCGGTGCTTGAAAAAGCGCGGTTGTGCATGGAAAACCGTGATTACAAGATGGCGAACACGTATGCCAAGACATGTCTGGAGCGGGATCCGGATAATCTCGCCGCGCAGACCGTCTATGCCATGACGGTGATCAACGACAAGGAAAGCGAAGAGCAATTTGATCTTTTCCTTAAAAAAGCCGTCACGCGTATGCAGCGCGAACGATGGGATGTGGGTGATGAACGGTTTGCGGCGTATCTGCAGATGCGGGGAGAGTATGGGAATTTGCTTACCGAGGAAGGGAAGTATCATCTTGCCTGCCACCAGTATGAGGCGATTTTGGAAGCGGATCCCTTGGATAGGCAGAAACACCGCTACCGGCTGGCGTCCCTGTATGCCATTTTGGAGCAAAGAGAACGCCTGGAGACGCTGTTACAGAAGTACCCCTCACAAGAAGAGAGCCCGTTCTTCCAGTTTCCGCTGGCTGTGGCAGCCTTCAAGGAAAGTGATTATGCCGTAGCAGACCGTCTGATGCGTTCCCTGTGCAAACGGTCAAAACACTGGGCGGACGCATTCCGCCAGGATATGTTCGTCACGTTGACCGACCATATGGACGATTATGACAAACAAGGATACCAGCCCGGCACGTTTGACGAGATGCTTGCCGTTCTTGACTGCAATGCCATTTTGCTGGTCACGACGCCAGGCTTCACCGATTACGGCATCAGCCTGACGTATCTCTGACCCCTGTCCCTTACTGGTACCGTCCGCAACAGTTCTTGTACTTCTTCCCGCTTCCGCAGGGGCATGGATCGTTGCGTCCGATCTTTGGGCCGCTGCGGCGGATTGTCGTGTTGGCGGCTTCTCCTGCGCCTCCCTGGGTTCGCTGCGCCTGGGGATTGCTTTCTTTGGCGAAGGATGTTTGCGCCGCATGGCTCTCCACGACCCGTCTGCTTTGGCGGTTTGCCGGGGTGGGGCTTTCTCTCCGGGTGATCTGCACACGCACAAGGAGCTGGGCCATGAACAGCGAGATGTTGTCCAGCATTTTCTGGAAGATTTCGAAGCCTTCCACTTTGTATTCAACCAACGGGTTCTTCTGGGCGTAGGTCCTCAGCCCCACCGCTCCGCGGAGTTCTTCCAGCATGTTCAGGTGGTCCTGCCAGCGAAGGTCGATCTGCCTGAGGTAGTTGAACCGCAGGAACTCGTTGAATTGCTCCTTGCTGACGATGGCCAGTTTCTCCTGGACGTTCTGGTCGATCAGGGAGTGGAGGTGATTCTTCCAGTCATCCACCGTCGCGCTGGTTTCCAGCGGGGTGATCTCCAGGAAGAACTGGTTCTTCATCTCCTCGACGATCGTCTTGACCGGTTCATCCTTCTTGAACGCGTCATCACAGATCTGGTCGGTCAGGTCATCGCAGTGATCCAGCACCCGGTCGACAAGATCGGTGGAAAGGAGGATTTCATCCCGTTGCTCGTACAGGTAATTGCGCTGTTCGTTCAGGACGTCATCGTACTCCAGCAGGTTTTTCCGGATTTCAAAGTTTCGCTCCTCAACCCGTTTCTGCGCCTTTTCGATGGCGTTGGTCAGCATCTTGTGCTCGATCGGCTCGCCATCCTGCATGCCGATCCTTCCCAGCATCGCCTTGACGTTGTCGCTGGCGAACAGACGCATCAGGTTGTCGTCCAGCGAGACGAAGAACCGGCTGGTGCCGGGATCACCCTGTCGTCCTGAACGTCCGCGCAGCTGGTTGTCGATACGGCGTGACTCATGCCGCTCCGTACCCATGACGTACAGTCCGCCCAGTTCCTTGACCCGTTCGTACCTTGTCTTCCATTCCGGCATCACCTTGGCAAGCGCTTCCTTCATCTCTTCCGGGCTTGCGTCGGTCCCCACCAGTTTGCGGGCCATCGACTCGGGGCTGCCGCCCAGCTTGATGTCCGTGCCACGACCGGCCATGTTGGTGGCGATGGTCACCGCCCCCTCTGCTCCGGCGTTTTCGATGATCAACGCCTCCCGTGCGTGGTTCTTTGCGTTGAGCACCTCATGGCGGATGCCCATCTTCATCAGAAGGGAGGAGAGCAGTTCGCTCTTCTCGATGCTGATCGTGCCGACGAGGATCGGCTGTCCGGTGGCATGGATCCGTTTGATCTCATTGCAGATCGCCTGGTACTTGAACTGTTCGTTGTAGTAGACCAAGTCACCCAAATCCTTGCGTTGGCAGGGGACGTTGGTCGGGATGACGACGACATCCAGCTTGTAGATGTTCATGAATTCCGGCGCTTCGGTATCCGCCGTACCGGTCATGCCGGAGAGTTTGTCGTACATGCGGAAGAAGTTCTGGAACGTGATGGTGGCCAGTGTCTTGTTCTGGGCCAGCACCTTGATGCCTTCCTTCGCCTCGATGGCCTGATGCAGGCCGTCGCTGTACCGGCGTCCGACCAGGATACGGCCGGTGAACTCGTCGACGATCTGGACCTTGCCATCGGCGACGACGTAATCAACGTCCTTGTGGAACAGCTTCAGGGCCCGCACCGCTTGGGTGACATAGTGGACGAACTCGAAGTTCTCGTCGTCGTACAGGCTGCCGGTGATGATGTGGTTGCGCTGCAAAAGCTCTTCCATATGGGTCATGCCTTCACTGGTGAAGGAGACGCTCTTCTGCTTTTCATCCAGTTTGTAATCACCATGGGCGTCGAACGGCGCTGCGTTCTTGTCGAACCGGGAAAGCGGGTCTTCCTCGTAGTATTCCCCGGTGGCGGGATCCTTCTCGCATTCCTTCAGATACGGGGCGACGACTTTCGCGCCATGGACTTCCTTGGTGTCATCCTCCGCCTGTCCGCTGATGATCAACGGGGTTCTCGCCTCGTCGATCAAAATGGAGTCGATCTCATCGATGATGCAGTAGTGGTGTTTCGGCTGGATCTTTTCGGCGGCTGACCACTTCATGTTGTCCCTGAGGTAGTCGAAGCCGAATTCATTGTTCGTCCCATAGGTAACGTCGCAGGCGTAGTTTGTCCTGCGCGCCTCGTTGTCCATCTCGGAGAGGATCACGCCGACACTCAGGCCAAGAAAGCGGTAGATCGGTCCCATCCATGCGCTGTCACGGCCGGCAAGATAGTCGTTGACGGTGACGATGTGTACCCCTTTGCCTTCCAATGCGTTCAGATACGCGGCCGGCACACAGGAAAGCGTTTTTCCTTCACCGGTCTTCATTTCCATGATCTTCCCTTGATGCAGGACGATGGCGCCCATGATCTGCACGTCGAACTGCCGCTGGCCAAGCACCCGCCAGGATGCCTCACGGGCCAGGGCGAATGCTTTGGGCAGGAGGGCGTCCAACTGGGCTCCTTGGGCGATCTGTTGTCGGAAACTGGCCGTTTGGGCGGGGAAATCCTCGTCCTTCAGACTCTTCGCCCATGTTTCCTCCGCGTTGACGTTCTTGACAATCGGCCAAAGGGCCTTCAGGTCCTTTTCCTGTTTGGTGCCAAACAATGTTTCAAATAATCCCATTGGGGTGTCTCTCTTTGTGGTTGATTTTGCAAAGCATGAAAACCATCTTCAAGTATACAAAAACTAACGGCATGTGGAAAGCGGTATGACGCATGATGGCAAACATACCGGATTCTGTTATAGTTGGAACATGCGTGTCTGTTATGTCGGAGGAGGAACCATGGGACATGTCAACCCGGCGTTGGCTGTCCACCAGGTGCTGAAGGACGAGGATGGATACTCCTGCCTGTTTCTGGGAAGCCGCCGAAGGGCGGAACGGGAAGCGGTGGAGCGGCAGGGACTTCCGTTCGTACCCCTGTTCAGCGGGAAACTCCGCAGGTATTTCTCCCTGAAGAATCTCACCGACATTCCGTTGATCATCCTGGGGTTCTGCCAGGCATGGTGCGTGCTTCTGCGTTACCGGCCTGATGTGGTGTTTTCCAAGGGCGGGTACGTAAGCGTTCCCGTCGTAGCCGCGGCGCATCTGTTGCGGATTCCGGTGGTCACCCATGAGTCCGACGCCTGTCCCGGCCTGGCTACCAAAATCATCAGCCGCTGCGCGAAGAAGGTGTGCGTGGCGTTCCCCGAGGCCGGGGATGGGTTGCCACAGGAGAAGGTGGTGGTGACGGGAAACCCGGTGCGTCCTGAGTTGTTTCTTCCTCCCAAGGTGGATATGAAACGGAGGTTGGGGACGGACAAGCCGCTCTTGCTGGTGCTGGGCGGCAGCCAGGGGGCGCGGGAGATCAACGAACTGGTATGGGACAATCTGGACGAACTGACCGGCATGGCATTCATCTATCATCAGTGCGGGCAAGGGCAGTGGAAACCGCTTCGTCATGACGGCTACCGTGCCGTACCGTACATCGGGGAGGAGCTGAACGACCTGTATCATGCCGCCGACCTGGTCGTTTCCCGAAGCGGGGCCGGCGCGGTGGGGGAGATCTGCCACTATGGCAAGCCATCCCTGCTTGTCCCCCTGTCCACTGCATCCAGCCGTGGGGACCAGGTGCGCAACGCAGAGCGAATGGAACGTCTGGGGGCTGCGGTGGTGTACCATCCCGGGGATGATTTTCCAAAAATGGTGCATTCCCTGTTGGAAGATGGGGAAAAACGGAGTAAGCTTGGAACCAAGGCACGCGCATGTGCGACGGATGACGCTGCGGCGTCTCTTGCCCGCGTAATCAGGGAATGCATGTACACACAGGAGAAAAGACCATGACCATGACCATTGGGTTTGCCGGTTTCAATACGGTGGATATCGTCATTATGGTGTTGTTGTTGATCGGGGGCATCGGTGGGGCCATCACCGGTTTCGCCATCTCGTTTTCCCGGACGGCCGGGTATGTCGCCGGCTTGTTCCTGGCTCTGGCGTTCACCACTCAGATTTCCGCGAAACTGGCCCAGACCTTCACCATGAAACCGGTGCTTTCCTCACTGTGCGCGTTTCTTTTGTTGTTCATCATCGGATATGTGCTCCTGGCCATCCTCGGCTCGACGCTTGAGAAGATTTTCCAGCTGGGAAGCGGGCTTGAGGCGCTGAACCGTATCCTCGGCTTCTTCTGGAGCATGCTGTTGATGTTCTTCATCATCGTGGTGATCTGCTACTTCTTGAAAAACCAGACGTTGTGGAACGTCAAGGATTCCTTCAGCCAGAGCCAGTTCATCACCCGTTTGATTGATCCTCTGACACCCAACGCAGAGAAGTTGATCACCAAGGCGCTGCAGTGATGTTCGGATCCCTCGCCCCGTATCAGCCTGCAGTCTGCAGGGAATTGTCTGACGCCATCCACAACGGCACGCTGGGACAGGCCAACTTGTTCGCCGGCCCCCCATACAGCCTGCGGATGACCATGGCGCTGGAACTGGCCCGTGTGCTCTCCTGCGCCAAGGGCGGGGAAGACGGATGCAACTGCCCCTCATGCGCGTCGTTCTCCGACCTTTCGATGGACAATGTGGTCATCATCAGCCAACGGGACCACCGGAGCATCATCGAGACATCCCTATCGTTGTTTGAGAAGAACCGTACCGCTTTTTCCCGGGCGTTCCTCACCCGGAACATCAGGACCTGCCTGCTGGCCTACCATGGGGCGTTGCTGGCGACGGCGGAAAAAGCCCAGAATGCCGCATACGGAGCGGCCGGCAAGGTGGACGACCTGCTTCGGGATCTTTCCCAGGAAGGACAGGACCTTACCGCGAAGACGGCATCCGAATACGCCAAGGCCCTTCGGGAGGGAATGAAGACGTTGTATGATGCGGAGAAGAAAGACACCTCCCTGTCCATCGCCCAGACCCGGGCGCTGGATGCCTGGAGCAGGGAGACGACCGTCGGAGGACAGAAACGCTTCGTCATCATCGAGGATGTGGAGGACGCCAATGTCGGCGCCCGCAACAGCCTGCTGAAGATTCTGGAGGAACCGCCACAAGGGGTGTATTTCACGTTGGTCAGCTCCCATGCCGAGCGGATCATGCGCACCATTCTTTCCCGGGTGCGGAAGTTCACCTTCGCTCCGCTTTCCACCGAAGCGGTGAACCAGTTGCTCCAGCCATGCTTCCTTCCGTCTCCCGTGACGGATTTCGAGAGTTTCTTCCTTGCGTTCAGCGGAGTGGACACCACAGAGTTGGGGCAGATGGCGAAGAGTGTAGCCACGTCGGTCCTGTCCGGCAGGATGCTCCCCCAGAAAACGTTCGATGACATGCTGCAGCGTCTGACGCTTCCCAGCCAGATCACCTATTTCCTGGAACGGCTGTTGGAGTGTTTTGAGGATGCGTTCCTTGCGGGATCCCTTCCGATGGAGCGTGCCAGGGATCTTGAGCGAACCGTCTCCCGGATGCAGCGGGAAGCGGCGCTGTTCAACCAGAACGGCAAACTGCTGTTGGAAAACCTGTACCTGCATTTGCTGGAGGTCTGAGATGAACCGATTCGTTTCCCGCGCCATCCGGAAGATCGACCAGAT
The window above is part of the Sphaerochaeta sp. genome. Proteins encoded here:
- a CDS encoding UDP-N-acetylglucosamine--N-acetylmuramyl-(pentapeptide) pyrophosphoryl-undecaprenol N-acetylglucosamine transferase — protein: MGHVNPALAVHQVLKDEDGYSCLFLGSRRRAEREAVERQGLPFVPLFSGKLRRYFSLKNLTDIPLIILGFCQAWCVLLRYRPDVVFSKGGYVSVPVVAAAHLLRIPVVTHESDACPGLATKIISRCAKKVCVAFPEAGDGLPQEKVVVTGNPVRPELFLPPKVDMKRRLGTDKPLLLVLGGSQGAREINELVWDNLDELTGMAFIYHQCGQGQWKPLRHDGYRAVPYIGEELNDLYHAADLVVSRSGAGAVGEICHYGKPSLLVPLSTASSRGDQVRNAERMERLGAAVVYHPGDDFPKMVHSLLEDGEKRSKLGTKARACATDDAAASLARVIRECMYTQEKRP
- a CDS encoding penicillin-binding protein 2, with the protein product MENHTGRTYPASFHASQLVGFVDSQNNGLEGIEYTQNNLLSPTPQVGTEATTYGQDIMLTLDVDIQYLVDLQLQQIADTQHPDYAVGIVLDAKSGDILAMGSYPWYDASRISSSTETSRINHAVNYLYEPGSVFKVFSLASDMEIGQADLNTPFVCDGSYTFSGITINCHEPHGVVTPREMIAKSCNGAIAHWSMQTDPQAFYEKLCAFGFNGSYDIGLPSRSRARINDPSKWSLRSQATISFGQELSVTALHLAVAATAFANSGTVLLPHLILQRSDGTATGTQGTVRFERTVEQGATVTSPEVAKTILSYMQSATEEGGTAVKAAVPGVQVAAKTGTAQILNPQTNSYADGSVLASTLALVPADDPKYIIYIAAGNPKGDTIWGANIASPAVGEVIKGLVSQGKVISSLSRPLP
- the secA gene encoding preprotein translocase subunit SecA, translating into MGLFETLFGTKQEKDLKALWPIVKNVNAEETWAKSLKDEDFPAQTASFRQQIAQGAQLDALLPKAFALAREASWRVLGQRQFDVQIMGAIVLHQGKIMEMKTGEGKTLSCVPAAYLNALEGKGVHIVTVNDYLAGRDSAWMGPIYRFLGLSVGVILSEMDNEARRTNYACDVTYGTNNEFGFDYLRDNMKWSAAEKIQPKHHYCIIDEIDSILIDEARTPLIISGQAEDDTKEVHGAKVVAPYLKECEKDPATGEYYEEDPLSRFDKNAAPFDAHGDYKLDEKQKSVSFTSEGMTHMEELLQRNHIITGSLYDDENFEFVHYVTQAVRALKLFHKDVDYVVADGKVQIVDEFTGRILVGRRYSDGLHQAIEAKEGIKVLAQNKTLATITFQNFFRMYDKLSGMTGTADTEAPEFMNIYKLDVVVIPTNVPCQRKDLGDLVYYNEQFKYQAICNEIKRIHATGQPILVGTISIEKSELLSSLLMKMGIRHEVLNAKNHAREALIIENAGAEGAVTIATNMAGRGTDIKLGGSPESMARKLVGTDASPEEMKEALAKVMPEWKTRYERVKELGGLYVMGTERHESRRIDNQLRGRSGRQGDPGTSRFFVSLDDNLMRLFASDNVKAMLGRIGMQDGEPIEHKMLTNAIEKAQKRVEERNFEIRKNLLEYDDVLNEQRNYLYEQRDEILLSTDLVDRVLDHCDDLTDQICDDAFKKDEPVKTIVEEMKNQFFLEITPLETSATVDDWKNHLHSLIDQNVQEKLAIVSKEQFNEFLRFNYLRQIDLRWQDHLNMLEELRGAVGLRTYAQKNPLVEYKVEGFEIFQKMLDNISLFMAQLLVRVQITRRESPTPANRQSRRVVESHAAQTSFAKESNPQAQRTQGGAGEAANTTIRRSGPKIGRNDPCPCGSGKKYKNCCGRYQ
- a CDS encoding CvpA family protein, producing MTMTIGFAGFNTVDIVIMVLLLIGGIGGAITGFAISFSRTAGYVAGLFLALAFTTQISAKLAQTFTMKPVLSSLCAFLLLFIIGYVLLAILGSTLEKIFQLGSGLEALNRILGFFWSMLLMFFIIVVICYFLKNQTLWNVKDSFSQSQFITRLIDPLTPNAEKLITKALQ
- a CDS encoding M23 family metallopeptidase encodes the protein MGRDSYDDMQERNDGNKTAWQPKGNNRVRVIAIVLSIGISALLLILWWNSLYPAEKNQSSGTTTAEQAVVTPVPPASPTVEVVSEAPVVQAPQQLVQPAAPAASAAQPVPSSTTAVSLSDTRKRGASKNSVQYLDHVVADGEDLTSIAAQYGLKTQTIISVNQVRNVNAIKPGKTLRIPDRDGQLYEVKSGDMLSTIARTYHMGWKTLMEVNALTSEIIRPGQTLFIPDVTQPGSTDAEISTVSFQKPAQGSIVGAFGQPSVDPSDEGSLDGVLIQGSAGTAVYAAADGDVVDAGYEQKGRGRFVVISHADGYRTNYAHLENVDVKSGVKVAKGQVIGSMGSSGTEFIEPTLYFAIEQNGISLNPADFF